One region of Populus trichocarpa isolate Nisqually-1 chromosome 4, P.trichocarpa_v4.1, whole genome shotgun sequence genomic DNA includes:
- the LOC18098020 gene encoding wall-associated receptor kinase 2, which produces MILKLCVPGLMILFLLCSVATAMDQSAADSKPGCRDKCGNVSVPYPFGIDESSCAENQYLFLNCSQSDGHGPEKLWFANIPVLSISVLEGLMVVSIFTAYDCYNQSGAKMKETNLSIHLGQGPYMFSDTRNMFTAIGCDTMGFFSNADVTYAAACISSCDEMVSLAHNSSCSGSGCCQTSIPQGLKSLSILSSSIYNHINVSDFNPCGYAFLADKRTFKASDWQLSGLPDGNASDAVIEWVVETKSCEQAGMNTSSYACRNNTNCNYSKNGQGYRCSCKDGFTGNPYLSPGCQDIDECADRQRYPCKGKCKNTPGNYTCSCPMGMHGDGKTGCQGFGIATIASVTGGTISLVIIGVLLYIILRKLRKVKNFRENGGMVLKHQRVRIFSEAELAKATENYNDHKKLGEGGFGCVYKGVLPDNTQLAVKKFKGVDKAQMNEEFQHEIGMVLQVNHKNVVKLLGLCLQTKVPLLVYEFISNGTLFHHIHDKKSQVLRTWTDRLRVAAETALALEYLHSLANPPMIHGDVKTVNILLDEDGTAKIADFGASVLISPGQTDIATKIQGTFGYLDPEYLMTGNLTVKSDVFSFGVVLVELMTGQKPNSNAKSGEKRNVVQDFISSLENNHLFKILDFEADEEELEEIEVVAELAKRCVNSSGVKRPSMKEVSDELSRLTSLHEDLWGQKNSEETEHLLGKSALSFNENASPSMNEPQMAQTVISLEIENYTNSI; this is translated from the exons ATGATTTTGAAGTTGTGTGTGCCTGGGctaatgattttgtttctaCTGTGTTCAGTGGCAACGGCAATGGATCAAAGTGCAGCTGATTCGAAACCTGGCTGCCGAGACAAGTGTGGCAATGTTAGTGTTCCCTATCCCTTCGGTATTGATGAGTCCAGTTGCGCCGAAAACCAGTACTTGTTTCTAAATTGCAGTCAGAGTGATGGTCATGGTCCTGAGAAGTTGTGGTTTGCTAATATTCCTGTTCTCAGTATATCAGTTCTTGAAGGCTTAATGGTTGTCAGCATCTTCACAGCATATGACTGCTACAACCAGTCAGGGGCAAAAATGAAGGAAACTAATCTCTCTATCCATCTCGGTCAGGGCCCCTACATGTTCTCAGACACCCGAAACATGTTCACAGCTATAGGCTGTGATACTATGGGTTTTTTCAGTAACGCTGACGTCACATATGCAGCTGCTTGTATCTCCTCATGCGATGAAATGGTGAGCCTGGCCCATAACAGTTCTTGCTCAGGTTCAGGATGCTGTCAGACCTCAATTCCCCAGGGCCTAAAGTCTCTGTCTATTCTCTCTAGCTCCATATACAACCACATAAATGTTTCAGATTTCAATCCTTGTGGATATGCATTTTTAGCAGACAAAAGAACCTTCAAGGCTTCAGATTGGCAGCTCTCAGGTTTGCCAGATGGAAATGCTTCAGATGCTGTGATTGAATGGGTCGTCGAAACAAAGTCGTGTGAACAGGCTGGAATGAATACCAGTTCATATGCTTGCCGCAATAATACTAACTGCAATTACTCTAAGAATGGCCAAGGATATCGTTGTTCATGCAAAGATGGATTCACAGGAAACCCCTATCTTTCACCAGGATGTCAAG ATATTGACGAGTGTGCTGATCGACAAAGGTATCCTTGCAAAGGAAAGTGCAAGAACACGCCTGGAAATTACACATGCAGTTGTCCAATGGGCATGCACGGTGATGGTAAAACAGGTTGTCAAGGATTTGGTATCGCCACCATTGCTTCAG TTACTGGAGGAACTATTTCCCTTGTGATCATCGGTGTGCTGCTCTATATAATTTTGAGGAAATTAAGAAAGGTTAAAAACTTTAGAGAAAATGGAGGCATGGTTTTAAAGCATCAACGAGTAAGGATTTTCAGTGAGGCAGAGCTGGCAAAAGCAACCGAAAATTACAATGATCATAAGAAACTTGGCGAAGGAGGCTTTGGCTGTGTTTACAAAGGAGTTTTACCAGATAATACCCAACTTGCAGTGAAGAAGTTTAAGGGAGTAGACAAGGCTCAAATGAACGAGGAATTTCAGCATGAAATTGGCATGGTTTTGCAAGTCAATCACAAGAATGTGGTCAAGCTATTAGGCCTGTGTTTGCAGACCAAAGTGCCTTTGCTAGTTTATGAATTCATTTCAAATGGAACTCTTTTCCACCATATCCATGATAAGAAGTCCCAAGTGTTGAGAACGTGGACAGACCGTTTGAGAGTAGCTGCTGAGACTGCACTTGCACTTGAATATTTGCATTCTTTAGCAAACCCTCCAATGATTCACGGGGATGTCAAGACGGTGAACATACTTTTGGATGAGGATGGAACAGCAAAGATAGCCGATTTTGGAGCTTCAGTGCTGATCTCACCTGGCCAAACGGATATAGCCACAAAAATACAGGGGACTTTTGGCTACCTGGATCCTGAGTATCTCATGACAGGTAATTTAACTGTAAAGAGCGATGTCTTCAGCTTCGGAGTAGTTCTTGTGGAACTTATGACAGGACAGAAGCCAAACTCTAACGCTAAGTCTGGAGAGAAGCGTAACGTGGTTCAAGACTTCATCTCATCATTAGAAAACAATCATCTCTTTAAGATTTTAGATTTTGAGGCAgatgaagaagagctggaggaGATTGAAGTGGTTGCCGAGCTTGCAAAAAGATGTGTAAATAGCAGTGGTGTGAAAAGGCCAAGCATGAAGGAAGTATCTGACGAGCTTTCTAGGCTAACATCACTCCATGAGGACTTGTGGGGTCAGAAAAATAGTGAAGAGACGGAGCATTTGCTAGGAAAATCAGCACTCTCTTTCAATGAGAATGCAAGTCCTTCAATGAATGAACCTCAGATGGCTCAGACTGTCATATCCTTGGAGATTGAAAATTACACGAACAGTATTTAA
- the LOC127905264 gene encoding wall-associated receptor kinase 2-like has protein sequence MTLQMRVSLLMMLVMFWLMTTESSSQDVKPGCQEKCGNVSVPYPFGIGKPDCAMDEHFFLNCSSNDGGAELWFRSNMTARKISVPEGTVTVSIGTAYDCYDKSGNETRYFDQSMKLGPGPFTFSDTLNIFTVIGCDTAAQVTNEEFTYGVACLSLCTKYVNMTDANACSGSGCCHTSIPMGLKSLDISSYSFFNHSNVSDFNPCGFAFLADTRSFHLSDWPLSRMADGKDTSDVAIEWVVKNETCEQAKANTSAYACGINTNCTYSENGQGYRCVCNEGFEGNPYLEQGCQDIDECKYPERYPCEGKCKNTIGSYKCHCPFGKYANGENGCQRFGGIIIISAVGAAVFLLIICFLLYVICTKRRRDKNFRKNGGMVLKHQRVRIFREAELEKATNNYVDDQKLGEGGFGYVYKGVLADNTLVAVKKFKGVDKDQLNEEFQKEIGIVSQVNHRNVVKLLGLCLETKVPLLVYEFISNGTLYKHIHDKRSQILDSWSNRLRIASEIALALDYLHSLADPPVIHGDVKSVNILLDNNYTAKVADFGASVLISSGQSFIATKIQGTFGYLDPEYLMTGNLTPKSDVFSFGVVLLELLIGQKPNSHAKSGETRNIIEYFISALENNNLFGILDFQAADEGEMDEIEVVAEIAKRCVNSMGINRPTMKEVSDELAKQKALHESSWAQHKNDDTKHLLSESPRSFSKSASPSLSHCQSTHSVISF, from the exons ATGACTCTCCAGATGAGGGTGTCTTTGCTCATGATGTTGGTAATGTTCTGGCTTATGACAACTGAATCTTCAAGCCAGGATGTGAAACCTGGGTGCCAAGAAAAATGTGGGAATGTTAGTGTTCCTTATCCCTTTGGGATTGGGAAACCTGACTGTGCCATGGATGAGCATTTCTTTCTGAATTGCAGTTCAAATGATGGTGGTGCTGAACTGTGGTTTAGAAGCAACATGACTGCTCGTAAAATATCGGTGCCGGAGGGCACAGTGACTGTAAGCATTGGTACGGCATATGACTGTTATGACAAATCGGGGAATGAAACTCGCTATTTCGATCAGTCTATGAAACTTGGACCAGGCCCTTTTACGTTCTCAGACACCCTAAACATATTCACAGTTATCGGCTGTGATACGGCTGCCCAGGTGACCAACGAAGAGTTTACATATGGAGTTGCCTGTCTATCCCTATGCACAAAATATGTGAACATGACAGATGCGAATGCTTGCTCAGGTTCTGGATGTTGCCATACCTCAATTCCCATGGGCCTCAAGTCACTTGATATTTCATCTTATAGTTTTTTCAACCACTCGAATGTTTCGGATTTCAATCCCTGTGGATTTGCATTTTTAGCGGATACGCGCTCCTTTCATCTTTCAGATTGGCCGCTCAGTCGTATGGCAGATGGAAAAGATACATCAGATGTTGCGATTGAATGGGTAGTTAAGAACGAGACATGTGAACAGGCTAAAGCTAATACAAGTGCATATGCTTGTGGCATTAATACAAACTGCACTTATTCGGAGAATGGTCAGGGATATCGTTGCGTATGCAATGAAGGGTTCGAAGGAAACCCCTATCTTGAACAAGGATGCCAAG ATATTGATGAGTGCAAATATCCAGAAAGATACCCATGTGAAGGTAAATGCAAGAACACTATTGGAAGTTACAAATGTCACTGTCCATTTGGCAAGTATGCTAATGGTGAAAACGGTTGTCAGAGATTTGGTGGTATCATAATTATATCAG CAGTTGGGGCAGCAGTTTTCCTATTGATTATTTGTTTCCTACTCTATGTAATCTgcacaaaaagaagaagggacAAGAACTTCAGAAAAAATGGGGGAATGGTTTTAAAGCATCAGCGAGTAAGGATTTTCAGAGAGGCAGAGCTGGAAAAGGCAACCAACAATTATGTTGATGATCAGAAACTTGGGGAAGGTGGTTTTGGTTACGTTTACAAGGGAGTTTTAGCAGATAATACCCTGGTTGCTGTCAAGAAATTTAAAGGGGTAGACAAGGATCAGCTGAATGAAGAATTTCAGAAAGAAATTGGCATTGTTTCACAGGTCAACCACAGGAATGTGGTCAAGCTCTTGGGCTTGTGTTTGGAAACCAAAGTGCCATTGTTAGTTTATGAGTTCATTTCAAATGGAACTCTTTACAAGCACATCCATGATAAAAGGTCACAGATATTAGATTCCTGGAGCAATCGTCTGAGGATAGCATCAGAGATTGCCCTTGCGCTTGATTACTTGCATTCTCTAGCAGACCCTCCAGTTATTCATGGAGATGTCAAGTCAGTGAACATACTTTTAGACAATAACTACACGGCAAAGGTTGCAGATTTTGGAGCTTCAGTGTTGATTTCTTCAGGTCAAAGCTTTATAGCCACAAAAATACAAGGGACTTTTGGCTACCTGGATCCTGAGTATCTTATGACTGGTAATTTAACCCCAAAGAGTGATGTCTTCAGTTTTGGGGTTGTTCTCCTGGAGCTTCTCATAGGACAAAAGCCAAACTCCCATGCCAAGTCTGGAGAAACAAGGAACATTATTGAATACTTTATCTCAGCACtggaaaataataatcttttcgGAATTTTGGATTTTCAGGCAGCTGATGAAGGTGAAATGGATGAGATAGAAGTTGTTGCTGAGATTGCAAAAAGATGTGTCAACAGCATGGGCATAAACCGCCCGACCATGAAGGAAGTATCCGATGAGCTTGCTAAGCAGAAggcccttcatgaaagttcttgGGCTCAGCACAAAAATGATGACACCAAGCATTTGCTAAGTGAATCGCCACGCTCTTTCTCCAAAAGTGCAAGTCCTTCCTTAAGTCATTGTCAGAGCACTCATAGCGTTATATCGTTTTAG